The sequence CCCATAATTGGAGCCgactttttaattaattacaatttaattattgATCTCAAAAACCAACGCTTATTGGATGGTATAACCAACCTTTCTAGTAATGGTGAAATTCGTAAGACCAAGGATTTTAGTATTTCAACCATTTCGTCGaacacacaattttcaaatttactaCAGGAGTATGTTAGTATTACAACGACAACATTGAGACGTAACACAGGAGATGCAACTGTCGTACATCACATCGAAACCATTGGTAAGCCTGTAGCGGATCGCCCTCGCAGATTTTCAGGAGACAAATTAGCTGCTGCGAAAGTGGAAATTGATTTTCTATTGGATCAAGGAATTTGCCGTGTTTCTAAGAGCCAGTGGTCTAGCCCTATACACATGGTAGCTAAAAAAACTGGTGGTTGGCGTGTATGCGGTGACTATCGTAAGTTAAACTCGCAAACTGTTCCGGATCGTTATCCAATAGCTAATATCAACGATTTTGCTGAAAAGCTATATGGTAAGTCCATTTTTACCACTCTAGATCTTGTTAGAGCATATTACCAAATTCCGATGGCCGATGAGGACATTGAAAAAACAGCTTTATGTACCCCTTTTggtttaatagaaattttatatatgCCTTTCGGTCTTCGAAATGCCACACAGACGTTTCAAAGATTTATGGACTTTGTGCTAAGAGGTTTGGACTTCGTTTATTGTTACATTGATGATATTATAATAATGTCCGATTCAATCGAAGAGCATGATCGCCACTTGCGTTTAGTTTTTGATCGCCTCCGCCAACACGGATTGACAATTAATGTTGGAAAATGTCATTTTGGTGAATCGGAAGTACAATTTTTGGGATACACTATCAATAGTAGTGGTTGTCGACCACCTAAAGATCGTGTTACTACTATTGATAATTACGCGAAACCAGAAACGATTTGTGAGCTTCGAAGATTTCTGGGTGTCATTAATTATTACCGCCGTTGCATACCACATGCATCTCAATTACAGGCACCACTCAACAATTTTCTTACTAATTCCAAGAAGAACGATAAAAGGAAAGTACCTTGGACACCAGAAGCTGAAAGTGCCTTTGAAGCTTGTAAGAAAAGTATAAGCGAGGCTACTATGCTAGCGCATACTGCCCCAAACTCCGAACTGGCACTCGTTACGGACGCTTCTGACACAGCTATCGGAGCTGTTCTCGAGCAGAAAATTGGTGGTTTGTGGAAGCCGCTAGGTTTTTTCTCCAGGAAATTGTCAAAGGCGGAAAACAACTACAGTACTTATGACAGGGAATTACTGGCGATCTATGATTCTATTAAACATTTTCGTCATATGCTGGAAGCTCGACACTTCGTCATTAAAACCGATCACAGACCGTTAGTTTACGCATTCTCGCAGAAACCTGAAAAAGCTTCCCCTCAACAGTTGAGGCATTTAGATTTCATATCGCAGTTTACTACAGAGATAATACATTTATCTGGCTCCGATAACACAGTTGCCGATGCCCTGTCACGCCTGAGTGCGATTTCAATGCCATTAACAATTTCGTATGAGGAACTACAATTGTCACAGGAAGCAGACGACGAATTGAAAACTTTACTGGAAGGTAACAACTCGTTAAAACTTCAAATCGTTCATTTCGACTCCTCTTCAATTTATTGCGATGTTTCGACTGGTTATGTTCGTCCCTACGTTCCTAATGGACTAcgccaacaaatttttaactccATACACAACCTTTCACACCCCGGTGGTAAAGCTAGTCTTCAACAGATccgaaaaaaatatgtttggccTGGAATGAAGAAACAAATTATCAGTTGGGCTCGTAATTGTTTACCTTGTCAAAGGGCAAAAATAACCAAACACAATCGTTTTACACCCAACAAAATAGATGTACCTGATAACCGTTTCGACCATATTCACTTGGACATCGTAGTAATGCCGCTAGTACAAGGTTATAGATACTGTCTCACCATGATTGACAGGTTTTCAAGATGGCCAGAATCAATTCCATTAAGGGACATGTCCGCACAAACCGTTGCAACGGCTTTTTGGACCCACTGGATATCAAGATTCGGATGTCCGAAAACGATAACAACGGATCAAGGTACCCAGTTTGAATCAGCACTTTTCAAAGCATTGATTAATTTTACTGGTTCTAAGCGAGCTAGAACTACTGCATATCATCCGCAGTCGAACGGTATGGTTGAGCGATGGCATAGGACATTTAAAACAGCTCTTATGTGCCATCCTAATACGTCATGGGTTGACATATTACCAACAGTATTACTTGGTCTGAGAACCGCCTTCAAAGAGGATGTGCAGGCTTCTCCTTCAGATTTACTATATGGAGGTCCAGTACGTTTaccaaatgaattttttgaggATACTGACGACACAGTTAATTCCGATGAATTTCTCAAGAAACTTCGTAACCATTTTGATGTTCTTCGACCAACACCCACAGCTCATCATAACAAaggaaaaatgtttgttttgaaaaatattgacgATTGTAGTCATGTGTTCCTACGCACCGATGCAGTTCGAGAACCACTTCAAACGCCTTATACCGGCCCGTATGAGGTTATTCAACGTTTATCTGATCGTGTATACACCATTAAAATTAAAGGCAAAGATGTTAACATTAGCGTAGATCGTTTGAAACCAGCCTTTATTATCAACGATACTCAACAGGACAATTTGCAACAACTGAATTCTCGAAACCTTCAGTCACAACAACCTACAACATCACCCCATTACGAGACTTCCACTGATTCTGGAGTTAACGCCGCTGAAAGTGGATCGTTCCAAACAGTTCCTGACTTAGTCACTGGAGAGGGAGTGGATGTGGCAGCACCAAGACTGTCAGCTCGTGAAAGTGATGAGTCTGGCAACACATCAGAAAATAGAAGTGgaagaaaacagaaaattattccTCGCGTTGTCTTTGCTGCTACAGCTGTAGAAAACATTTCTCACAACgtaaatttataattgtttgtTACATTAAAGTTTGATCTAACtaaaattagttttagaaaTAGTTTGTGTTAAAATAACGTGTTTTATTCCACAAGAACTATagtcatttttgtttgtgtaaaaccgtgtaaactgtaaaaaaaaattcacaaaaacacacttttataaatgaaatagttgtttttaacactttcaaatattttatgcacTTAAAGCGATGACAAATgctcacttttttaaatataaaataatctttttaatcttataacaaatttaaaaatgtttgtaaacaagtttttgacatttcacaaggcaaaacatgagtagagcaaaaaatagtcagctggcgttacgctgccacctggttaaatatgccttgctatgttcaataactaaaagttgttactagttagtaacaattgttactggaaaagcgttcattaactcaaaaactcgcaagtagagaaaaaatcaagagcgcataaattttaaagagtgttctctcgttgcaaactattacaagttctattttgaactcgtaatagttagcagcttatatttcatatgttttgcgttattgtttatttatttaaaattttatttttgtggtgaaaaaatgtcaaaacaaaacaaaacaattttcaataaaattgaagaaaatgtgagtatttattcattttaaaaggaacaaaataagaaaattgtgtgtataaaaaaattgttactggaaaagcgttcatttactttttactatttttgagaatttaagagagtaattttgtaaattttgattttattctctcgttgcaagtatttactgggaaagtaaatgaacataCCTATTGTTATTGTATTTACCATATTAAAAACCATGCTTGAAAATGGTATAAAAGCAGCGACACTGCTGTGAAGAAGTTGAGTAGAATTCTaaaggctccattagtctttgcgttctgtaacgtttctgttctgttatatttttgcgtaagatcgtatcagctatttttaaaataataataaattagtgttttttgtattagaccgtcaacatattattgtgaacatttttataaatacatatattgtttgttaatgatttaaactattttttgttattaaatttctatgatttttggaaatattatattttttattcttttgttaataaaaaatatttccctttcaaaaatgttggcaccactgctttCATATTGTTAGCATTTTTGTGTGTATATGGATTGTTAATTTGACGTCCATTCTATGCGGTCGATTTTTTTAagcgcaattttatttttctgagatattattttttaattttttaacacaagTGACACTCTAAGGGCCGGTAACTTATCTAACTTTAATCagtgtttaacaaaataatcattgtttattttttaattacagtaacttttaaaaatttaatctacaattttctcaaatcattgattaaatttaaacacagaAATTTCAGTGTTTAAAAGTTAAACCTTGTTTGACAGAATTTTTCAGTACaaaaatacacaagattttgaaaaattaaataaaaatggatctattaggaaatttttattcaaCGTATAAAATCAGAAAACCGAGGAAATATCAAAAACAAAGAAATCATTTTGTATATTGGTCTCAAAAGGAATTTATTAATAGATTTCGACTAAGTAAACAAACTGTTAAATATGTGCTGCGccaaatttttcagaaaattaagCCGCGCGTAAAGACGATAAGGTtagttgaataaaataaaagtcaataCTACTAATGGTGTTAATACTTTCCACAGAAAATATGATTTGACACCAATGCAAAAGCTGTTATTAACACTTCGCTTTTACGCTACTGGAAATTTTTTGATCACTGTGGGTGATTTTATAGGTGTATCAAAAATGACCGCTTCCCGAATCGTTCAACAAGTTTCAGATGCAATAGCTAGCTTAAGgccaaaatatatacaatttccAAAGACCCATGATGAGATGAAAGAagtatcaacaaatttttataaaatttcaaaatttccccGGTGTTGCGGTGCAATTGATTGCACTCATGTGAAAATACGTTGTCCtggtatatttaaatatcattatttgaaaacaattacTTCTTAATTATGTATATCGATTTTAGTAAGTTCTATTGGCGAAGTATTTAGAAATCGGAAAGGCTACTTTTCAATCAATGTTCAAACAATTGCTGATAAAACTCTTAAGGTATTAGATATTGTAGCAAGATGGCCAGGGTCCACGCATGATTCAACTATTTTTAACAACTCttcaattaaaacttttttggaaagtgacgaatttaaaaattttcttattgttGCTGATAAAGGATACGGGTTAAAAACGTATTGTTTAACGCCCATTTCATCTCCATCTACAGAGTCGGAAATACTTTATAATGAAAGCATAATAAGAACTCGAAATGTGGTTGAAAGAAAATATGGTGTAATGAAAAGAAGATTTCCTGTTTTAGCTTTAGGGATGGCTTTGAAAACTAGCACAGTGATGAATGTTATTGTTGCATGTTCAGTGCTACATAACATTGCTATTGATGTCAATGAAATTTTGCCTAATATTAGTTCTGATATTATTGAAGCAGTTGAAAATGATATTGAATGTAATAAACATTTTGATGTAGATACACATGCACAATTACATGATAGGGTAATACGAACACAACAGGATAAAGCTAAATACTATCGACAACACTTGGTTTCTAGTTACTTCAGCTCTTTTTAAAatgaagttttaataaaatttggtttcttttaaacaaatgaatgtagtacatacatatgtaaataaatttgtccAATCTAATTTAATAGGCGTAAGTATAACATAAAGTAAGAAATAATTGTTGGAATGTCCCATTATATGATACCCTATACCAGTTGGGTTAGGCCctataataaaaaacttttacgCATGTGAATTTTCATTTCAATCGGACTaactgtttataaatatttttatatatcccATTGTaccacatttttaagagattaattaaaaataaaggaaGTGGTCTTATAAGTCTAGAGTAAGTCAATTTATGAATTAAAGTGAGTTTTATAAAGGTACCCCATATTTGTAGGCCCTAGTGTCTCTATGGTCCAAACTTTATAACATATTTTCTGAACAAGATGTATGTACCTACATAAAACTGATCTTAAATAATTTCATCAAGTTATCTTAAAAATTGAGTTCTGCATTATGCACACATGGACAGAAAAGACTTTGTCGACTTAAAAAGTGATCCCATTTGTCAATTGCGACACGTTTAAATGGTAGTTGGACCAATACTTTTAGGCGTTTCATGCATCACTAGCGCATACTATCATACTCTCTATTGTGAAGCAGGCAACAAAAATCCACAAATTGTGTACTCTAATAATTTATCACTAAATTACGAAGTTAAATGGAGTAATTAACATCATCACAACAATCTATTAAtactataatttattaaaaaagagaATAAAGTGTTCATAAATTAgcgaacataaatatttatgttatttaatttGCAGCTCTGCGTTGAAgattcttaatttttaattcacaAAGTAGCTTTTGCTGGTCACAAAGTTCAATTTGCTTTTTTATTAGTATTAATTGGCTTTCCTTTAATTGTTTCTCAATGTTTCCATTCTTTGAATTCATTACTTGAAGTTTTTGATTCATTTTTGTACGTAAATCCTTTGGGCAGTATTGTTGCCATTTTGAAGATGTTTTTTGAATATCCAAAGAACTGTTTTTACCCTCACTTTCACTAACAATTTCAATATCATCTGATTCATCCACAGTATCTATTTCTTCTTCTACAATTACGTCATCcaggatattttcataatttttggcGGAATCACTGTCATAAATATTACTCATTCCAGTGATTCCTTCTTCAACTAACAA comes from Calliphora vicina chromosome 2, idCalVici1.1, whole genome shotgun sequence and encodes:
- the LOC135950616 gene encoding myb/SANT-like DNA-binding domain-containing protein 4: MEKFGIKRKRTTNFSQADQSLLVELVAEKKHIIENTRTDGSTIAEKNEAWEYVMQRYNALSSNGTRTTKELKDKYHNLKQTLRKKKAENKKNIIGTGGGPFLINKLNDSEELLSSLLVEEGITGMSNIYDSDSAKNYENILDDVIVEEEIDTVDESDDIEIVSESEGKNSSLDIQKTSSKWQQYCPKDLRTKMNQKLQVMNSKNGNIEKQLKESQLILIKKQIELCDQQKLLCELKIKNLQRRAAN